One region of Bacteriovorax sp. Seq25_V genomic DNA includes:
- a CDS encoding chloride channel protein: MKITQKLRFSLIGKFLKNEITEERTYLVLTIIAGIVGALIAVSIEHLVEMLRHLLHTDGTFTWKSFVFGGIAVFISGWITTRLYPWTAGSSVPSVRIALAVFHGKIDLKNTIAKYVTTILSLGAGISLGPEGPIVSIASGAGSFLGTFFSMSKKRVKALVAVGSAGGIAAAFNTPITAVVFTLEEVVGDLNAKILGSIVIAAVVASITAQMITGNSPLFSQLHYKLDDPKELIFYLGIGLIAAVVGPLWMKTVIKLREFNKTKMKNHKLTFMMIAFVLVGLMSQIHPGVIGSGHGTIENTLLSLILDPKVLGTLFILKFVSSAICYSSGISGGLFLPTLLMGATLGSFVGAVSSEFFQNANISAGAYALVGMGAFFAAVIRAPFTSIIMVFELTRDYNIILPLMIASIVAFVLSSRIEKESIYELIAEQDGIHLPTREDHETLEQMVVEDAMVTDLITYNANLQIKEAYQMNRGSLISGFPILRNGRVIGMVSRSDINTEMAKGNGEKTVEQICEKKVIKIYPDQSLLVAFHRLKRFQISRLPVVSRLDDKHLIGIITAQDIIKNFGYQIKEEEKKIDDNLDTMEPPVNPV; this comes from the coding sequence ATGAAAATTACTCAAAAACTAAGATTCTCTCTTATTGGTAAGTTCTTAAAGAACGAAATCACTGAGGAGAGAACATACCTAGTACTAACTATCATCGCTGGTATCGTTGGCGCATTGATCGCTGTAAGTATTGAGCACCTAGTCGAAATGCTGAGGCATTTACTTCATACAGATGGTACATTTACCTGGAAAAGTTTCGTCTTCGGGGGAATCGCAGTATTTATTTCAGGATGGATCACTACTCGCCTCTATCCTTGGACTGCGGGATCATCGGTGCCGAGTGTTAGAATCGCTCTCGCCGTATTCCACGGAAAAATTGATTTAAAAAATACGATCGCAAAATATGTCACAACAATTCTCTCTCTTGGTGCAGGGATTTCTCTTGGACCAGAAGGACCAATCGTTTCTATTGCCTCTGGAGCCGGTTCATTTCTTGGAACATTCTTTTCGATGTCTAAAAAGAGAGTTAAGGCCCTCGTTGCTGTTGGTTCTGCCGGCGGTATTGCTGCGGCCTTCAACACGCCAATCACGGCAGTAGTCTTTACCCTCGAAGAGGTTGTTGGAGACCTTAACGCAAAAATTCTTGGTTCGATTGTGATCGCAGCCGTTGTTGCATCAATCACTGCCCAGATGATTACGGGAAATAGCCCACTTTTTTCTCAACTACATTATAAGTTAGATGATCCAAAAGAGTTGATTTTCTATCTCGGTATCGGTCTTATCGCCGCCGTTGTTGGTCCACTTTGGATGAAGACAGTTATTAAACTTCGTGAATTCAACAAAACTAAAATGAAAAATCATAAGCTAACTTTTATGATGATCGCCTTCGTCCTGGTTGGTTTAATGTCCCAAATTCACCCAGGAGTAATTGGAAGTGGACACGGGACAATTGAGAACACACTTCTCTCTTTGATTCTTGATCCAAAAGTTCTTGGAACTTTATTCATTTTAAAATTTGTATCTTCTGCTATTTGCTACTCTTCAGGAATTAGTGGGGGGCTTTTTCTTCCAACCCTTCTTATGGGTGCTACACTTGGAAGCTTCGTTGGAGCAGTCTCTTCAGAATTTTTTCAAAATGCAAATATTAGTGCTGGAGCTTATGCTCTAGTTGGAATGGGCGCTTTCTTTGCAGCCGTTATTCGCGCTCCATTTACTTCGATCATTATGGTTTTCGAGCTAACTCGTGACTACAATATTATTCTTCCTTTAATGATTGCAAGTATCGTCGCTTTTGTTCTCTCTTCAAGAATTGAAAAAGAATCTATATACGAACTAATCGCCGAGCAAGATGGTATTCACCTCCCAACACGAGAAGATCATGAGACTCTTGAGCAAATGGTTGTTGAAGATGCCATGGTGACAGACCTCATCACTTATAATGCAAATCTGCAAATTAAAGAGGCTTACCAAATGAATCGCGGAAGCTTAATTTCAGGTTTTCCAATTCTAAGAAATGGTCGAGTTATCGGAATGGTCTCACGATCTGACATCAACACCGAAATGGCCAAAGGAAATGGCGAAAAGACAGTGGAACAAATTTGCGAGAAAAAGGTTATCAAGATCTATCCAGATCAGTCCCTGCTTGTGGCCTTCCACCGTCTCAAGAGATTTCAGATTTCAAGACTCCCAGTTGTAAGTCGTCTTGATGATAAGCACTTAATTGGAATAATCACGGCTCAAGATATCATTAAAAACTTTGGTTACCAAATCAAAGAAGAAGAAAAGAAAATTGATGATAATCTTGATACAATGGAACCACCAGTAAACCCTGTATAG
- the gmhA gene encoding D-sedoheptulose 7-phosphate isomerase — MSDFIKDAFTSAQSTLESFLANPKNIDTMSDSINEMVSAIKGGGRVISCGNGGSMCDAMHFAEELTGRFRKDRPALSAVAIADPSHITCVANDYGFEYIFSKYVEAHGRNGDVLLAISTSGNSPNCIEAVKSAKAKGMKIVGLLGKGGGLMKDMVDFPIIIDATVSDRIQEMHIKIIHTFIEGIERQIFPQNY, encoded by the coding sequence ATGTCTGACTTTATAAAAGACGCATTTACATCAGCGCAATCAACACTTGAATCTTTTTTAGCAAATCCAAAAAATATCGATACAATGAGCGACTCAATCAATGAAATGGTCTCGGCCATCAAAGGCGGAGGAAGAGTAATTAGTTGCGGTAACGGTGGATCAATGTGCGATGCTATGCACTTTGCAGAAGAGTTAACTGGAAGATTTAGAAAAGATAGACCAGCACTTTCTGCGGTTGCAATTGCAGACCCAAGCCATATTACTTGTGTTGCGAATGATTATGGCTTTGAATATATTTTTTCAAAATATGTTGAAGCACATGGAAGAAATGGAGATGTTCTTTTAGCAATCTCGACTTCTGGAAATTCACCAAACTGTATTGAAGCTGTAAAATCGGCTAAAGCAAAAGGGATGAAAATTGTCGGCCTTCTTGGAAAAGGTGGCGGACTAATGAAAGATATGGTGGACTTCCCTATCATTATCGATGCAACTGTTTCTGATCGAATTCAAGAAATGCATATTAAGATTATTCATACTTTCATCGAAGGTATTGAACGCCAAATTTTCCCTCAGAATTACTAA
- a CDS encoding RDD family protein, translating into MDRKYLLESAIKVARFSRLMAKAIDLFIVLVLSIFFYPIGIIISIAYMSVADAIQNGQSVGKKFIGFSVISLEDGTPCSVKQSFVRNLPIIIPLIFAVIPFFGWLIAIVIGVPFIALEVYLLYKLDSGHRLGDVMADTTVMANDGTLLQIKKRKTSWFEGEKI; encoded by the coding sequence ATGGATAGAAAATATTTATTAGAATCCGCAATTAAAGTTGCCCGTTTCTCTAGGCTGATGGCCAAGGCGATCGATCTATTTATTGTCTTAGTTCTGTCGATTTTCTTCTATCCAATTGGAATTATCATTTCTATTGCTTATATGTCTGTTGCAGATGCTATCCAAAATGGGCAATCAGTAGGGAAGAAGTTTATAGGCTTTTCTGTAATCTCACTTGAGGATGGAACGCCTTGTTCCGTTAAACAATCTTTCGTTAGAAATCTACCAATTATTATTCCACTCATTTTTGCGGTTATTCCATTCTTTGGATGGTTAATTGCAATTGTTATTGGAGTTCCATTTATTGCTCTAGAAGTTTATTTACTCTATAAACTAGACTCTGGGCACCGTCTTGGTGATGTAATGGCCGATACAACGGTCATGGCCAATGATGGGACACTTCTGCAAATAAAGAAGCGTAAGACATCTTGGTTTGAAGGTGAAAAAATTTAG
- the lepB gene encoding signal peptidase I: MFGSKKEVVKHPMFSKEWFKYELWSWTYIILIVFGFRSTFIDHYHIPSGSLLPTNAIGDSIVVSKMSYGFKVPFSEFFNPMYIGGEQKAPARGDIVVFEYPVDPSILFVKRTVGLPGDTIEVFDNTLIINGQEITKTKIEDDAKYRELYDEKPGQDPKDMVFYEQQLGDKKFVIGENPTFFRHLGQDKITVPEGHVFVMGDNRDYSSDSRVWGFVPIKNIRGRAFMVWMSLVYPWSQEKFHFRPSRIGTQL, translated from the coding sequence ATGTTTGGTAGTAAGAAAGAAGTTGTAAAACATCCAATGTTTTCAAAAGAATGGTTTAAGTACGAGCTATGGTCTTGGACATATATTATTTTAATCGTTTTTGGTTTTAGATCGACATTCATTGATCATTACCATATTCCATCGGGATCACTTCTTCCTACCAATGCTATTGGTGATTCAATTGTAGTTAGTAAAATGTCTTATGGGTTTAAAGTTCCTTTTTCTGAGTTCTTTAATCCTATGTATATTGGTGGTGAGCAAAAGGCTCCAGCTCGTGGTGATATTGTAGTTTTTGAATATCCTGTTGATCCAAGTATTCTTTTTGTTAAAAGAACTGTTGGTCTCCCAGGTGACACAATTGAAGTTTTCGATAATACACTTATTATCAATGGGCAGGAGATCACGAAAACAAAAATTGAAGACGATGCCAAGTACCGTGAGCTTTATGATGAGAAGCCAGGTCAAGACCCAAAAGATATGGTTTTCTATGAGCAACAACTTGGTGATAAGAAATTTGTTATTGGTGAGAACCCAACATTCTTTAGACACTTAGGACAAGATAAAATCACTGTTCCTGAGGGGCATGTTTTTGTAATGGGTGATAATAGAGATTACTCAAGTGATTCAAGAGTTTGGGGATTTGTTCCAATTAAGAATATTAGAGGTAGAGCATTCATGGTGTGGATGTCTCTCGTTTATCCTTGGTCACAAGAGAAGTTCCATTTCAGACCGTCAAGAATCGGTACACAATTATAA
- the groES gene encoding co-chaperone GroES, which translates to MQVKPLHDRVLVKRLEEETKTAGGIIIPDNHAEKPSQGEVVSVGEGYRLDNGTFSALTLKAGDRILFGKYAGTEVKLEGQEYLIMKESDVFGVLSK; encoded by the coding sequence ATGCAAGTTAAACCACTTCATGACAGAGTACTAGTTAAAAGACTTGAAGAAGAGACAAAAACAGCTGGCGGAATCATTATCCCAGATAATCACGCTGAGAAGCCATCACAAGGTGAAGTTGTTTCTGTTGGAGAAGGTTATCGTCTAGATAACGGAACATTTTCAGCTCTTACACTAAAGGCTGGGGATAGAATCCTTTTTGGAAAGTATGCAGGAACAGAAGTTAAGTTAGAAGGTCAAGAATATCTCATCATGAAAGAAAGTGATGTTTTTGGTGTATTAAGTAAGTAA
- the polA gene encoding DNA polymerase I — translation MSTAKKKLIIVDVSNFIFRAFFAVRPLHAPDGTPVNAVHGVLSMFLKLLSQYRPTHVLLARDTAGGSFRNEMYSEYKANRSEPPEELVPQFGLIKRLVDEMGLVNVADDKYEADDIIGSAVMQWKDQFDEVLIASGDKDLMQFVDDKVKMLDTMKDVIYDAKAVFAKMGVRPDQIVDYLAIIGDTSDNIPGMRGIGPKGAAKLLEEHETLEKCIEMKDTFKGKKLVTAFTEYVDSAILSKELVKIVTTVDLGVTADDTKTTFYPSDSLISFLKELGFNTMIKRMDDLKYQLAQADAGDGEGGMPAAPSFSVTIVDNDEKYSELKKLLTESEKFSIQTEFDSEDIHARNLIAYSFSFDGKSAHFIKVTESNRAELVRLTWENEAKVIYTEHSKRDYSYSLKEGIEFKATSFDVVQAHFVADVGTSHNIENLAASVNVTLPKLEKKVDFVTDIENEEASLYSGYRAIAVHRLGVDLEKELREKELLGVFTDIDSQLTPILSEMEFEGIRLNINFLKELEKDLESKLESIQNKINTYSKEVVNINSPKQVGEFLFTELSFPVVKKTKTGFSTDSSVLEELRDMNINEVPGLILQYRELGKILSTYVKALPELVNAKTGKIHTTFNQHVAQTGRLSSVNPNLQNIPIRSETGRLVRKAFIAGPGNLLLAADYSQVELRILAHYAEDPTMIQAFNENKDIHAQTASEISGHPLEKITSEERGKAKAVNFGLMYGQSSFGLSQALKISRKDAKEYIEKYFERFSKIKGLLDGLKEDAEKTGYSITLYGRKRFLHDINSNNRTIKANAERMAINSPMQGTAADIIKCAMININKELKSRGLKSKMLLQVHDELIFEVPENEFEQMKTIVREGMENVVKLKVPLKVDMGFGVNWYDLK, via the coding sequence ATGTCTACTGCGAAGAAAAAATTAATTATCGTCGATGTTTCCAATTTTATATTTAGGGCCTTTTTTGCTGTGAGGCCATTGCACGCACCTGATGGAACACCTGTGAACGCTGTTCATGGTGTGCTTTCAATGTTTTTAAAATTGTTATCACAGTATAGACCAACGCACGTCCTTCTTGCTCGCGATACGGCCGGAGGCTCATTTAGAAATGAGATGTATTCAGAGTATAAAGCAAATCGTTCTGAACCACCTGAAGAGCTTGTTCCACAATTTGGTTTAATTAAGAGACTTGTGGATGAGATGGGACTGGTAAACGTGGCTGATGATAAGTATGAGGCCGATGATATTATTGGTTCTGCAGTAATGCAGTGGAAGGATCAATTTGATGAAGTACTTATTGCTTCGGGCGATAAGGACCTTATGCAATTTGTTGATGATAAAGTAAAAATGCTCGATACCATGAAGGATGTTATTTACGATGCAAAAGCTGTTTTTGCAAAAATGGGTGTTCGCCCAGATCAGATCGTTGACTACCTTGCTATCATTGGTGATACATCAGATAACATTCCAGGAATGAGAGGAATTGGTCCAAAGGGAGCAGCAAAGCTTCTTGAGGAACATGAGACTCTAGAAAAATGTATCGAGATGAAAGATACATTCAAAGGTAAAAAACTTGTAACTGCTTTTACTGAATATGTTGATAGCGCCATCCTTTCAAAAGAGCTTGTTAAGATCGTGACGACTGTTGATCTAGGTGTAACAGCTGATGATACTAAAACAACTTTCTATCCAAGTGATTCTTTGATTTCTTTCTTAAAAGAACTTGGTTTCAATACAATGATCAAGAGAATGGATGATCTCAAGTATCAACTTGCACAAGCGGATGCTGGAGACGGAGAAGGTGGAATGCCTGCTGCACCTAGCTTTTCGGTTACAATTGTTGATAACGATGAAAAATATTCAGAACTTAAAAAGTTATTAACAGAGAGTGAGAAATTCTCAATTCAAACAGAATTTGATTCAGAAGATATTCACGCAAGAAATTTGATTGCATATAGTTTTTCATTTGATGGAAAGTCAGCGCATTTTATCAAAGTAACTGAGTCTAATAGAGCTGAGCTTGTAAGGCTTACTTGGGAAAATGAAGCAAAAGTAATTTATACAGAACACTCTAAGCGTGATTATTCTTACAGCTTAAAAGAAGGAATTGAATTCAAAGCGACTTCTTTTGATGTTGTTCAAGCACACTTCGTTGCGGATGTGGGAACATCTCACAATATTGAAAATCTTGCAGCCTCAGTAAATGTAACTCTTCCAAAACTTGAAAAGAAAGTTGATTTCGTTACAGATATCGAAAATGAAGAAGCTTCTCTTTATAGTGGTTACCGAGCGATTGCGGTTCATAGACTTGGTGTTGACCTTGAAAAAGAACTTAGAGAAAAAGAACTTCTTGGTGTCTTTACAGATATTGATAGTCAACTGACTCCAATTCTAAGCGAGATGGAATTTGAAGGTATTCGTTTAAATATCAACTTCCTAAAGGAACTAGAAAAAGATCTTGAGTCTAAACTTGAGTCAATTCAAAATAAAATCAATACTTATAGTAAAGAAGTTGTAAATATTAATTCTCCAAAACAAGTTGGAGAATTTCTTTTTACAGAACTTTCATTTCCGGTTGTGAAGAAGACTAAAACAGGGTTTTCGACAGACTCTTCAGTTCTTGAAGAACTTAGAGATATGAATATCAACGAAGTGCCGGGATTAATTCTTCAATACCGTGAGCTAGGAAAGATTCTTTCGACTTATGTAAAGGCACTTCCTGAGCTTGTAAATGCGAAGACTGGAAAGATTCATACGACATTTAATCAGCACGTTGCTCAGACAGGTCGTTTATCTTCAGTGAATCCTAACCTACAAAATATTCCAATTCGTTCAGAGACTGGACGTCTGGTACGTAAAGCATTTATCGCAGGTCCAGGGAATCTTCTTCTCGCTGCCGATTATTCTCAGGTAGAGCTAAGAATTCTTGCCCACTATGCTGAAGATCCGACAATGATTCAGGCATTTAATGAGAATAAAGACATTCACGCACAAACGGCATCTGAAATCTCTGGGCATCCTTTGGAGAAAATTACTTCAGAAGAAAGAGGGAAGGCTAAGGCCGTAAACTTCGGTCTTATGTATGGACAATCTTCTTTTGGTCTGTCGCAAGCATTAAAAATTTCTCGTAAAGACGCGAAAGAATATATTGAAAAGTATTTTGAGAGATTTTCTAAGATTAAAGGACTTCTAGATGGTTTAAAAGAAGATGCTGAGAAGACAGGTTACTCGATCACTCTTTATGGTAGAAAACGTTTTCTTCATGACATCAATTCAAATAATAGAACAATCAAAGCAAATGCTGAAAGAATGGCAATTAACAGTCCAATGCAAGGAACTGCTGCTGACATTATTAAGTGTGCGATGATCAATATTAATAAAGAGCTGAAGAGTCGTGGGCTGAAGTCAAAAATGTTACTTCAAGTACACGATGAACTTATCTTTGAAGTTCCTGAAAACGAATTTGAGCAGATGAAAACAATCGTTCGCGAGGGAATGGAAAATGTTGTTAAACTCAAAGTCCCACTCAAAGTTGATATGGGGTTTGGAGTTAACTGGTATGATTTAAAATAA
- a CDS encoding GAF domain-containing protein, translating into MDNNVKKQKYELLVKQIAATLSGETNDIAKMATISCMLKQEFPYYYWCGFYIVDANKPQELVIGPYQGTLGCLRIPFGKGVCGAAAATLETQIVEDVHQIQNHIACDSASNSEIVVPVYSDNKLIAVFDVDSTEYAAFNEIDKDYLEQILNSSF; encoded by the coding sequence ATGGATAATAATGTAAAGAAACAGAAATACGAACTACTAGTTAAGCAAATCGCTGCGACACTAAGCGGTGAAACAAATGATATCGCAAAAATGGCGACAATTTCTTGTATGCTTAAACAAGAATTTCCATATTACTACTGGTGTGGTTTCTACATTGTTGACGCGAATAAACCTCAAGAACTGGTAATTGGACCTTACCAAGGGACACTTGGATGTCTTAGGATTCCATTTGGAAAAGGCGTCTGCGGAGCTGCTGCAGCCACCCTAGAGACGCAGATAGTTGAAGATGTCCACCAAATCCAAAATCACATCGCATGCGATAGCGCGAGTAACTCTGAAATTGTGGTACCTGTTTATTCAGACAATAAGCTCATTGCCGTCTTCGATGTCGATAGTACTGAATACGCTGCTTTTAACGAGATAGATAAAGATTATCTAGAACAAATTCTAAATAGTTCGTTCTAA
- the trxA gene encoding thioredoxin, giving the protein MSAVGKTDKANFESDVLKSGKPVLVDFWAEWCGPCRTLGPVLDEVAGELGEKATILKVNVDENGELAQQYGIRGIPTMIFFKDGQAAKTLVGVQPKEEIKKSLEELA; this is encoded by the coding sequence ATGAGTGCAGTAGGTAAAACAGATAAAGCAAATTTTGAATCAGATGTTCTTAAGTCAGGGAAACCTGTACTAGTAGATTTCTGGGCAGAATGGTGTGGACCTTGTCGTACACTAGGACCAGTTCTAGATGAAGTTGCTGGTGAATTAGGTGAAAAAGCTACAATCCTAAAAGTTAACGTTGATGAAAACGGTGAGCTTGCTCAGCAATATGGTATTCGTGGTATCCCAACAATGATCTTCTTCAAAGATGGTCAAGCAGCTAAAACTCTTGTTGGAGTTCAACCAAAAGAAGAAATCAAAAAATCACTTGAAGAACTAGCATAA
- the groL gene encoding chaperonin GroEL (60 kDa chaperone family; promotes refolding of misfolded polypeptides especially under stressful conditions; forms two stacked rings of heptamers to form a barrel-shaped 14mer; ends can be capped by GroES; misfolded proteins enter the barrel where they are refolded when GroES binds), which produces MAKELKYSEEARKLILEGVNQLANAVRVTLGPKGRNVVIQKAFGAPHITKDGVSVAKEIELENNFQNMGAQMVKEVAQKTNEDAGDGTTTATVLAQAIYTEGVKLVTAGHNPMDLKRGIDLAVEKVVAELKSMSKDIKTNSEIEQVGTISANNDKEIGKLLAEAMDKVGKDGVITIEESKTAETTLDVVEGMQFDRGYLSPYFVTSPEKMEVNFDNANILITDKKVSSMKELLPLLEKTVQTSRPLLIIAEDIEGEALTTLVVNKLRGTLNVAAVKAPGFGDRRKEMLKDLAALTGGTVISEELGMSLETAGLENLGSAKKITIDKENTTIVDGAGDKAAVEARVGEIKSQIANTTSDYDKEKLQERLAKLVGGVAVVNVGAPTETEMKEKKDRVEDALNATRAAVEEGIVVGGGSALVKAANVLEGLKGANEEEAFGIRIVKRAVEAPLRQISVNAGLEGSVVVNEVKNHKSATWGFNAREEKYEDLVAAGIIDPTKVTRSALQNAASVAGLMLTTETMIADLPKDDAPAGGMPGGMGGMGGMPGMM; this is translated from the coding sequence ATGGCAAAAGAATTAAAGTATAGCGAAGAAGCGAGAAAGTTAATCCTTGAAGGTGTTAATCAACTAGCGAACGCAGTTAGAGTAACTTTAGGGCCAAAGGGAAGAAACGTAGTAATCCAAAAAGCTTTTGGTGCTCCACATATTACAAAAGACGGTGTGTCTGTTGCGAAGGAAATTGAATTAGAAAACAACTTCCAAAACATGGGTGCACAAATGGTTAAAGAAGTTGCACAAAAAACTAACGAAGACGCTGGTGATGGTACAACTACTGCAACTGTTCTAGCTCAAGCAATCTACACTGAAGGTGTTAAGCTTGTAACTGCTGGTCACAATCCAATGGATCTTAAAAGAGGGATTGATCTTGCAGTAGAAAAAGTTGTTGCTGAACTTAAGTCTATGTCAAAAGACATCAAAACAAATTCAGAAATCGAGCAAGTAGGGACGATCTCTGCAAACAACGATAAAGAAATTGGTAAGCTTTTAGCTGAAGCAATGGATAAAGTTGGTAAAGATGGTGTTATTACTATCGAAGAATCAAAAACTGCTGAAACAACTCTTGATGTAGTTGAAGGTATGCAATTTGATAGAGGTTACTTATCTCCATACTTCGTAACTTCACCAGAAAAAATGGAAGTAAACTTTGATAATGCAAACATCCTTATCACTGATAAGAAAGTTTCAAGCATGAAAGAACTTCTTCCACTTCTTGAAAAAACAGTTCAAACTTCGAGACCACTTTTAATCATCGCTGAAGACATTGAAGGTGAAGCGCTTACAACTCTTGTTGTAAACAAGCTAAGAGGGACTCTAAACGTTGCAGCTGTTAAAGCTCCAGGTTTTGGTGATAGAAGAAAAGAAATGTTAAAAGACCTTGCTGCTCTTACAGGTGGTACTGTAATTTCTGAAGAGCTTGGAATGAGCTTAGAAACTGCTGGTCTTGAGAACTTAGGTTCTGCAAAGAAAATTACTATCGATAAAGAAAATACAACAATCGTAGATGGTGCTGGAGATAAAGCTGCTGTTGAAGCAAGAGTTGGTGAAATTAAGAGCCAAATCGCTAATACAACTTCTGATTACGATAAAGAAAAACTACAAGAAAGACTTGCTAAGCTTGTTGGTGGTGTAGCTGTTGTAAACGTTGGTGCTCCAACTGAAACAGAAATGAAAGAAAAGAAAGATAGAGTTGAAGATGCTCTAAACGCAACAAGAGCTGCTGTTGAAGAAGGTATTGTTGTTGGTGGTGGTTCTGCACTTGTTAAAGCTGCTAACGTTCTTGAAGGTCTAAAAGGCGCAAACGAAGAAGAAGCTTTTGGTATCAGAATCGTTAAGAGAGCAGTTGAAGCTCCATTAAGACAAATTTCTGTAAACGCTGGGCTTGAAGGTTCAGTTGTTGTTAACGAAGTAAAAAATCACAAGTCTGCAACTTGGGGATTTAATGCTCGTGAAGAAAAATATGAAGACCTAGTAGCTGCTGGTATTATCGATCCAACTAAAGTAACAAGATCTGCACTTCAAAATGCAGCATCTGTAGCTGGATTAATGCTTACTACAGAAACTATGATTGCTGATCTTCCAAAAGATGACGCTCCTGCTGGTGGAATGCCAGGTGGTATGGGCGGAATGGGTGGTATGCCAGGAATGATGTAA
- a CDS encoding MotA/TolQ/ExbB proton channel family protein has product MEGNTLGTVNTIAAFFQGGGMFMWVILFIWAVGIAISLERFFKLSFKFDVDGASFMNELQRYVLANDIQGAIRVCSGSVAALPRVLKSGLKRATSTPEQIQNAIDATALEVIPKVELRLNYLQMIANISTLFGLLGTIQGLIESFSAVAAADPAQKAELLATGISKAMNTTFLGLLVAITIMMVHTFLSSKSEKIINEIDEFSVKLMDLLTTKKEKN; this is encoded by the coding sequence ATGGAAGGTAATACTTTAGGTACAGTCAACACGATTGCCGCTTTTTTCCAAGGCGGAGGAATGTTCATGTGGGTTATTCTTTTTATTTGGGCAGTTGGAATCGCAATTTCCCTAGAAAGATTTTTTAAACTAAGTTTTAAATTTGACGTTGATGGAGCATCATTCATGAATGAACTTCAAAGATATGTTCTAGCAAATGACATCCAAGGAGCTATCAGAGTTTGTTCAGGTTCTGTAGCAGCTCTTCCAAGAGTTCTTAAAAGTGGTCTTAAAAGAGCAACAAGTACACCAGAGCAAATTCAAAATGCTATCGATGCAACTGCACTTGAAGTGATTCCAAAAGTTGAACTAAGACTTAACTACCTTCAAATGATTGCAAACATCTCAACTTTATTTGGACTACTTGGAACAATCCAAGGTCTGATTGAATCATTCTCTGCAGTAGCAGCAGCTGATCCAGCACAAAAAGCAGAACTTCTTGCTACAGGGATTTCTAAAGCGATGAACACAACGTTCCTAGGACTTCTAGTAGCAATCACAATTATGATGGTTCACACATTCCTAAGCTCTAAGTCAGAGAAAATCATTAATGAGATTGATGAATTTTCAGTAAAGCTTATGGACCTACTTACAACAAAGAAAGAGAAAAACTAA
- a CDS encoding lipopolysaccharide assembly protein LapB, with amino-acid sequence MKSFSLGLAAGIILTSTLFFFFGEEIHHGHEPVSSKDKALIDAVIAQNSIPNKVVEAKEEAAVDESINNLFNRATALMPDRANENEIVSLLEEALAKDPKSEKILTNLSNYLLSVDRAEEAKNLLISCVSLYPTNQLCNGNLTNVFFNTPEAMKYFDLCLKNTPNNALCKYNLAGFQFMKHDYKKSYASFKELEGYLDSDEGGIQFAREDIYLNIGLNARELGLKKEARSYLDKACSLGQERACTELEATK; translated from the coding sequence ATGAAGTCATTTAGCTTAGGATTAGCAGCTGGAATAATTTTAACATCTACTCTGTTTTTCTTCTTTGGTGAAGAAATTCACCACGGACACGAGCCAGTCTCAAGTAAAGATAAGGCATTGATCGACGCTGTTATTGCACAAAATTCTATTCCAAATAAAGTTGTCGAAGCAAAAGAAGAAGCGGCAGTCGATGAAAGCATTAATAACCTTTTCAATCGTGCCACAGCTTTAATGCCAGATAGGGCCAATGAAAATGAAATCGTCTCCCTACTAGAGGAAGCTCTGGCTAAAGATCCAAAGAGCGAAAAAATTCTCACAAACCTTTCAAATTACCTGCTTTCAGTTGATAGAGCAGAAGAAGCGAAGAACCTTTTAATCTCTTGTGTGTCGCTCTACCCTACAAATCAACTTTGCAATGGAAATTTAACTAATGTCTTCTTTAATACACCAGAAGCCATGAAGTATTTTGATCTTTGCTTAAAAAACACTCCTAACAACGCTCTTTGCAAGTACAACCTGGCCGGCTTTCAATTTATGAAACATGACTATAAAAAGTCATACGCAAGCTTTAAGGAGCTTGAAGGTTACCTCGATAGCGATGAAGGGGGAATTCAATTTGCGCGAGAGGATATCTATTTAAACATAGGATTAAATGCTAGAGAGCTTGGTCTTAAGAAAGAAGCAAGAAGCTATTTAGATAAGGCATGTTCGCTCGGACAAGAAAGAGCTTGTACCGAGCTAGAAGCAACGAAATAA